From the genome of Biomphalaria glabrata chromosome 1, xgBioGlab47.1, whole genome shotgun sequence, one region includes:
- the LOC106053831 gene encoding polyribonucleotide 5'-hydroxyl-kinase Clp1-like isoform X1 gives MSEIPDEGQEFKLQANSELRFEVEAKAMVEIEMIEGQAEMFGTELAKNRKYSFVSGSKIAIFTWHGCVLQLRGKTEVAYMSKETPMTVYVNTHAALEQMREKAELENTRGPRILVVGPVDVGKSTLCRILVNYAVRLGRSPVLADIDVGQGNMGLPGTIGALVVERTADIEEGFQQTAPLVFHYGHKSANDNLQLYNLLVSRLAEIINVRCEQSKKVNCSGVIINTAGWIRGAGYEALKQAAGAFEVDVICVLDQERLYNQLKSDLPDFVKIVLLPKSGGVVERSQATRAESRDNRIREYFYGLKNNFFPHSFDVKFNDVKLFKVGAPSLPESCLPLGMKVIDNQTKLVPLLPSNNLLHHILSVSAATTVDQDIVETNVLGFIVVTGVDVEKGLFTVLSPSPRPLPKNILLVMDIQFMDIK, from the exons atgtcgGAGATTCCAGATGAG GGCCAAGAGTTTAAACTTCAAGCCAATTCAGAACTTCGCTTTGAAGTGGAAGCTAAAGCAATGGTAGAAATTGAG ATGATTGAAGGTCAGGCAGAAATGTTTGGCACTGAATTGGCAAAGAATAGAAAATATTCCTTTGTTTCAGGGAGTAAGATTGCTATTTTCACTTGGCACGGTTGTGTTCTACAG TTGAGAGGTAAGACAGAGGTAGCTTATATGTCTAAAGAAACACCTATGACAGTCTACGTCAACACACATGCTGCACTAGAACAGATGAGAGAAAAAGCAGAACTTGAAAACACAAGAGGTCCACGA ATTCTTGTGGTTGGTCCAGTTGATGTAGGAAAGTCTACATTGTGCAGGATTCTTGTCAACTATGCAGTTAGACTTGGAAGATCTCCTGTTCTTGCTGATATTGATGTCGGACAg ggTAACATGGGTCTGCCTGGGACTATTG GAGCTCTAGTAGTTGAGAGGACAGCAGACATAGAAGAAGGTTTCCAACAAACTGCTCCACTTGTATTTCATTATGGTCATAAAAGTGCTAATGACAACCTACAGCTGTATAACTTATTAGTGTCCAGATTGGCTGAAATCATAAACGTCAGATGTGAACAAAGCAAAAAGG TGAATTGCAGTGGGGTTATAATTAATACAGCAGGCTGGATTCGAGGAGCTGGATACGAAGCACTAAAACAAGCTGCAGGGGCTTTTGAGG tggatGTAATTTGTGTCTTGGATCAGGAACGACTTTACAATCAGCTCAAGAGTGACCTGCCAGATTTTGTCAAGATTGTATTATTGCCCAAGTCAGGTGGA GTTGTAGAACGATCACAAGCCACAAGAGCGGAATCAAGAGACAATAGAATCAGAGAATATTTCTATGGGTTGAAGAATAATTTTTTCCCACATAGTTTTGATGTGAAATTTAATGATGTTAAGCTCTTCAAAGTTGGAG CTCCATCCTTGCCAGAATCCTGCTTACCTCTAGGCATGAAAGTAATAGACAATCAAACCAAACTTGTGCCTTTGCTACCAA GCAACAATTTGTTACATCATATTCTTAGTGTCAGCGCTGCCACAACAGTTGATCAAGACATTGTGGAGACTAATGTCTTAGGGTTTATTGTTGT AACTGGCGTTGATGTGGAAAAAGGTTTGTTTACAGTTCTGTCTCCATCACCAAGACCTCTACCCAAGAACATTCTACTTGTTATGGATATTcaatttatggacattaaataa
- the LOC106053831 gene encoding polyribonucleotide 5'-hydroxyl-kinase Clp1-like isoform X2, which yields MIEGQAEMFGTELAKNRKYSFVSGSKIAIFTWHGCVLQLRGKTEVAYMSKETPMTVYVNTHAALEQMREKAELENTRGPRILVVGPVDVGKSTLCRILVNYAVRLGRSPVLADIDVGQGNMGLPGTIGALVVERTADIEEGFQQTAPLVFHYGHKSANDNLQLYNLLVSRLAEIINVRCEQSKKVNCSGVIINTAGWIRGAGYEALKQAAGAFEVDVICVLDQERLYNQLKSDLPDFVKIVLLPKSGGVVERSQATRAESRDNRIREYFYGLKNNFFPHSFDVKFNDVKLFKVGAPSLPESCLPLGMKVIDNQTKLVPLLPSNNLLHHILSVSAATTVDQDIVETNVLGFIVVTGVDVEKGLFTVLSPSPRPLPKNILLVMDIQFMDIK from the exons ATGATTGAAGGTCAGGCAGAAATGTTTGGCACTGAATTGGCAAAGAATAGAAAATATTCCTTTGTTTCAGGGAGTAAGATTGCTATTTTCACTTGGCACGGTTGTGTTCTACAG TTGAGAGGTAAGACAGAGGTAGCTTATATGTCTAAAGAAACACCTATGACAGTCTACGTCAACACACATGCTGCACTAGAACAGATGAGAGAAAAAGCAGAACTTGAAAACACAAGAGGTCCACGA ATTCTTGTGGTTGGTCCAGTTGATGTAGGAAAGTCTACATTGTGCAGGATTCTTGTCAACTATGCAGTTAGACTTGGAAGATCTCCTGTTCTTGCTGATATTGATGTCGGACAg ggTAACATGGGTCTGCCTGGGACTATTG GAGCTCTAGTAGTTGAGAGGACAGCAGACATAGAAGAAGGTTTCCAACAAACTGCTCCACTTGTATTTCATTATGGTCATAAAAGTGCTAATGACAACCTACAGCTGTATAACTTATTAGTGTCCAGATTGGCTGAAATCATAAACGTCAGATGTGAACAAAGCAAAAAGG TGAATTGCAGTGGGGTTATAATTAATACAGCAGGCTGGATTCGAGGAGCTGGATACGAAGCACTAAAACAAGCTGCAGGGGCTTTTGAGG tggatGTAATTTGTGTCTTGGATCAGGAACGACTTTACAATCAGCTCAAGAGTGACCTGCCAGATTTTGTCAAGATTGTATTATTGCCCAAGTCAGGTGGA GTTGTAGAACGATCACAAGCCACAAGAGCGGAATCAAGAGACAATAGAATCAGAGAATATTTCTATGGGTTGAAGAATAATTTTTTCCCACATAGTTTTGATGTGAAATTTAATGATGTTAAGCTCTTCAAAGTTGGAG CTCCATCCTTGCCAGAATCCTGCTTACCTCTAGGCATGAAAGTAATAGACAATCAAACCAAACTTGTGCCTTTGCTACCAA GCAACAATTTGTTACATCATATTCTTAGTGTCAGCGCTGCCACAACAGTTGATCAAGACATTGTGGAGACTAATGTCTTAGGGTTTATTGTTGT AACTGGCGTTGATGTGGAAAAAGGTTTGTTTACAGTTCTGTCTCCATCACCAAGACCTCTACCCAAGAACATTCTACTTGTTATGGATATTcaatttatggacattaaataa